From the Pomacea canaliculata isolate SZHN2017 linkage group LG4, ASM307304v1, whole genome shotgun sequence genome, one window contains:
- the LOC112563151 gene encoding uncharacterized protein LOC112563151, with product MTNRCLVYLFVFGAKVITSVMSSTIDEIILNATETTNESAYLQFTDGEVKVEFDMIFTAEQWEEIQQLNGDETHDSSSSRHKRKAIRDESFRWTGGVIPYKICTWCLHICRGTEDYRGLGGMAKLHLHQLQARVAVRHQLHRL from the exons ATGACCAATCGTTgtcttgtttacctgtttgtctTTGGAGCCAAG GTCATAACGAGTGTGATGTCTTCGACGATTGACGAAATCATACTAAATGCAACGGAAACTA CAAATGAGTCCGCTTACCTCCAGTTCACAGACGGCGAAGTGAAAGTAGAATTCGACATGATCTTTACTGCTGAGCAGTGGGAAGAAATTCAGCAGTT AAACGGTGACGAGACAcacgacagcagcagcagcagacacaaGAGGAAAGCGATTCGCGATGAAAGTTTCAGATGGACCGGTGGCGTGATACCCTACAAAATTTGCACCTGGTGTCTTCA CATCTGCCGAGGAACAGAAGATTACAGAGGCCTTGGAGGAATGGCAAAATTACACTTGCATCAGCTTCAGGCTCGCGTTGCCGTCAGACACCAACTTCATCGTCTTTGA